Proteins encoded together in one Lathyrus oleraceus cultivar Zhongwan6 chromosome 5, CAAS_Psat_ZW6_1.0, whole genome shotgun sequence window:
- the LOC127087442 gene encoding uncharacterized protein LOC127087442: MENNVPVISKRVWSIVRVAFFMLRKKLSKGKLMKDLNMMLKRRRKLAGKAIANLMFHHHHQGSTSCCRSHNSFTFTQALSTSHDEAMTMSAMNTILNMLNNDQAIVEASPALSAVRQLIRVTDSPFPLRDDDEKDNQIDKAAEDFIKRFYSKLRKQD; encoded by the coding sequence ATGGAAAACAATGTACCAGTGATATCAAAGAGAGTTTGGAGTATAGTCCGTGTGGCCTTCTTCATGTTGAGAAAAAAATTATCAAAGGGAAAATTAATGAAGGATCTAAACATGATGCTCAAACGCCGCCGCAAGCTTGCTGGAAAAGCCATTGCTAACTTAATGTTCCATCATCACCACCAAGGCTCCACCTCATGCTGCCGCTCCCACAACTCCTTCACTTTCACTCAGGCACTTTCTACATCGCATGATGAGGCGATGACTATGAGCGCAATGAATACAATTCTAAATATGCTAAACAATGATCAAGCCATTGTAGAAGCATCTCCAGCATTGTCTGCAGTGAGGCAATTGATCAGGGTGACTGACTCTCCATTTCCTTTGAGAGATGATGATGAGAAGGACAACCAAATTGATAAGGCTGCAGAAGATTTCATAAAAAGGTTTTACAGCAAGTTGAGGAAGCAAGATTGA